A region of the Pseudomonas sp. J452 genome:
ACGCCACCGGCGGCGGGAATGGTCAGGGCGTCCATGTTGGTCATGGTGCAGCCATCGAACTGGCCGGCGGTGTACTGGTTGATCGACTCGACGTAGTCATTGAGCTGCACCACATCGATGTTGATGTCGTACTTCTTCGCCCACTTGTCGACGATGCCTTCGGCCTGGCCGTATTCCCAAGGCATCCAGCCGGCATAGATGGTCCAGCAGACGCTGAAGTCGGTCTTCGGGGCAGCGAGGGCGGGGAAGCTCAGGGCGGCGGACAGGCCGGTAGCGATCAGCGAGGACAGCAGAGACTTGCGCATGGGTAGACCTCCAGTTCTAGGGAATGCGGGCAGGAGCAGCGCGGCACGTGCCTGGCTAGCCAGGTGGCGCGTTCTCCCGGGCTTTTATCCCGCCGTGTAACCCCGAACGAGGTCGCCAACTCTCGGACCAGTCACTTGCCGTTCTGTGGAGAGCGACGAGCCGGAACCCTAGTCAGCCATTGCAAATTGTCGTGCCGCGCCCCTTGCGGGGTGCTTCTGCATGTGTGAGCTAAAGCGAACATCGTGCCAGTTGGCGCAAAGCGCTTGGCCTGGCGCTTTGCGTGGTGAGCATGGTGGCGGATGGGATGGCTGGTTGCGCCATCCTGGTGCGCGGTGTTCGTTGTTGGTGCCTGGGCGCGTCCTTGGTCGCGCCATTCGCGAATAAATCCGCTGCCACAACAGCCTGTTAAAGCTTGGCTTCGGCGGCCTGTTGCATATAGCTGGGGTCGAAGCGCAGCTTGATCTGCGCCGGGTTGCCCAGCACGCGGTTGCCGCTGAAGCTGATGCCGAGCAAATCCAGGCCATTGCCCTGGTTGCCGAGCAGGTGGTGGACGTCGGCGAACTGGGCGACCCGCTGCATCAGCGCTGGCATCTTGTCGCTGCTGGCAAAGGCATGCGCCGAGCGGGGCGAGTAGAAGGAGCGGATGGTCTTCAGTTGCAGATCGAAGTCTTCCAGGGTGGTGCCCGCCGCAGTTGCCATCTGCGTGCGGGCGGCCTTGCCGTCGGCGGTCGGCATGCCCATCAGGCGCATGCCTTCGTACCAGGCGCCGGTCAGCGCTTTGCCCAGTTCAGGATGTTCGGTCAGGGTAGCACTGTTGATCACTAGCAGGTCGAGGATTTCGCCGGGGATATGGTGCGAACTGAACACCTGGGTGGTGTCGCCGTCCTGGCGCAGGTCGGAGAGGATCGGGTTCCAGGTCACCACCGCATCACCCTTGCCGCTGCGCCAGACCTGGGCCAGGTCCTTGTCCGAGACGTTCTCGATGATCACATCGCTTTCCTGCAGGTGCGCCCATTCCAGGGCGCGGCCGAGCAGGTAGTGGGAAACCGAGTTTTCCACCAGCAGGATGGTCTTGCCCTTGAGATCCTTGATGTCGCGATTGCCGCCACGCACCAGGATGCCGTCGGCGCCAGCGGAGAAGTCGCCGACGATCAGTGCGGTGGAGTCGACCCCGGCCGCAGCCGGGATGGTCAGGGCGTCCATGTTGGTCATGGCGCAGGCGGCGTAGTCGCCGGCGGTGTACTGCTCGATGGAGGCGACGTAGTCCGGCACCTGTTCGACCTCGATCTGGATGCCGTACTGCTTCGCCCATTTGTCGATGATGCCCTGTTCGGCCATCTGCCCCCAGAGCATCCAGCCGGCGTAGATCGACCAGCAGACCTTGAACTTGGGGTTTTCCGCGCTGGCGCCGAGTGGTTGCAGGAGTAGCAGGGCGAGCAGGCAGGGGAGCAGGGCGCGTAGTGACATGGGGGACCTCAGGCGGATTAACGAAAGACGCACGGGACGGCGGCAGTCATGTGCTGCGCGTTCTCCCGGGCTTTTGTCCCGCCGTGTAACCCCGATCGAGGTCGCCGACTCTCGGACCAGTCACTTGCCGTTTCTGTGTAGAGCGGCGAGCCGGAACCCTAGTCGACCATTGTGTTGCAGTGTTGAGGCGACTCCATGTGCCGCGGCAATCCTGTGCAGCGGCTGCATAGCGAATGGCGTGCCAACCCGTGAAATAGCCTTGCGGATGTGAGCGGGGTCTCGTTATGACACAGCGAATTGCAGGTGGGAGCACCGTAATAGAGCGGCTGGTGGGTCATTTCAGTGCGTCAGGCCTGGAAATGCATGGATACAACTTATCGAACCTGAGGTCGCTGCACTTCACGGCTGGTGGCGTGGTCAAACACAGTGGGAGCAATCCCAGGTGCCGACATTCGTCGGCGCCGTCCCAGCGGTCGAAGGAGGCCGCCATGTCCAGTCGATCAATCCTATTTGCAGTATTGGGTCTGACCTTGAGTGGTTGTGCCGTTTCTGATGATGGTCGTTACTACGGCGGCTATTACGGCGGCAGTAGTAGCTATAACGTGCAGCGTTATGAGGTGTATCCGACGTACCCCACGTACCGGGTTTACCGCTATGAGGATGACCGCCGTTACAACTGGCACCAGGATCGCTATCAGGAGCGGCGCCACCATCACTATGCGCCGGGTTACGACGGGCGCTACGGCTGGCAGGGGCATGATCGGCGCAATGATCGCCGGGATGAACACCGCGGCCATGAGCATGCGCGGCCGGTACCCAATGTCCACGGCTACAAGCCCTCGCGCCACGATGACAACCGCTACCAGCAGCGCGAGTACGGACGTAATCAGGTGCTCTCGCGCCCGCAGCCCGGCAAGCACTACCAGATCAGGCGCGAGGATCGACCGCGCCATCAGCAGCGCCATGACGATAGGGAAGTGCGTCGAGAACGCAATTAAACTGGCCAGTGGCCGAGCATGAAAAAGCCGGCCTGCTAAATGGCAGGCCGGCTCTCTGTTGGCCACCTTGCGTTGGCTGCTGCGCTACAGGATGACCTTGTCGCGCAGCTTCTCGGCGGCATGGTTGAGCGCCTGGATGACTTTCTCCTTGTCGTAGTTCTGGATGCCGTTGGTATCCAGGTACATGGAGAAACCGGGCAGTTCGTGCTCGACATAGCTGGACTTGGCGCCCAGGTCGCGGCGGAAGTCCACCACCTCGTAGATCTGCACCGGGCGGCTGAAGCCCTTGACCGTGATCTGGCCCTTGTCGCGGCACATGATCACGTCCTTGATCAGCGAGTAGGCTTCGTGGGAGATCAGAATCTCGCCGGCTTCGGCCGAACTTTCCAGGCGGCTGGCCAGGTTCACTTCGCGACCGATGATGGTGTAGTCCATGCGCGTGTCGGCGCCGAAGTTGCCCACCGTGCAGTAGCCGGTGTTGAGGCCCATGCGGATTTCCAGCGGCTTGGTGATGCCCTGGGCGCGCCACTGCTGGCGCAGTACCTTCATGTGCTTGCGCATGGCGATGGCCATGGACACGGCGTTGACGGCGTCCTGCTTGGCGCCTTGGGTCTTGGGGTCGCCGAAGAACACCAGCACGCTGTCGCCGACGAACTTGTCGATGGTACCGCCGTATTTCAGGGCGATCTTCGACATCTCGTTGAGGTAGGTGTTGAGGAGGTCGGTGAGCTGTTCGGCTTCCAGTTCCTCGGACAGCTCGGTGAAGCCTTTGATGTCGGAGAAGAACACGGTGAGTTTCTTGCGCTGGGTCTCCAGGCGCACGTGCTTCTTGCCGCTGAAGATCATTTCCCAGACCTGTGGCGACAGGTATTTGGCCAGGTTGCGCGCCA
Encoded here:
- a CDS encoding putative urea ABC transporter substrate-binding protein yields the protein MSLRALLPCLLALLLLQPLGASAENPKFKVCWSIYAGWMLWGQMAEQGIIDKWAKQYGIQIEVEQVPDYVASIEQYTAGDYAACAMTNMDALTIPAAAGVDSTALIVGDFSAGADGILVRGGNRDIKDLKGKTILLVENSVSHYLLGRALEWAHLQESDVIIENVSDKDLAQVWRSGKGDAVVTWNPILSDLRQDGDTTQVFSSHHIPGEILDLLVINSATLTEHPELGKALTGAWYEGMRLMGMPTADGKAARTQMATAAGTTLEDFDLQLKTIRSFYSPRSAHAFASSDKMPALMQRVAQFADVHHLLGNQGNGLDLLGISFSGNRVLGNPAQIKLRFDPSYMQQAAEAKL
- a CDS encoding adenylate/guanylate cyclase domain-containing protein, with amino-acid sequence MKLPAQVQSAPLLREYYSRVLAYIATAASIAAGTYAQHFAYDILWMVPYALLYPHLAHHLGNRFKQDYPQQTRLSLLFIDSAHAGAAAVLMGFSVVPGLMILLTLSFSALISGGLRYMGLTLLIAAGSMALNTALLQPKINAATPILVAMVSILLATLYICITAFFVHAQGQRLTLIRSEIKKEQEKAARLARNLAKYLSPQVWEMIFSGKKHVRLETQRKKLTVFFSDIKGFTELSEELEAEQLTDLLNTYLNEMSKIALKYGGTIDKFVGDSVLVFFGDPKTQGAKQDAVNAVSMAIAMRKHMKVLRQQWRAQGITKPLEIRMGLNTGYCTVGNFGADTRMDYTIIGREVNLASRLESSAEAGEILISHEAYSLIKDVIMCRDKGQITVKGFSRPVQIYEVVDFRRDLGAKSSYVEHELPGFSMYLDTNGIQNYDKEKVIQALNHAAEKLRDKVIL